One Drechmeria coniospora strain ARSEF 6962 chromosome 01, whole genome shotgun sequence genomic region harbors:
- a CDS encoding ribonucleotide reductase inhibitor: MSARAKRPFAGAAADPSQRHITSFFAPGETPEAGRTPPPPPLPASVQANLLSVGMRVRKSVPEGYKTAGPSAFKLWTDSAVVSPSPSHLRSAELLPFCGINKVGGLDVQPLPERAVPDLDAVPELSMSQETVDEEPCRKRALDDEDVVAVRTQVGQGMDNNRLLAIPRSRRKPTRRMVSSANEGAVEVDVEDFEEAEFLVLDGVMDTAD, from the coding sequence ATGTCCGCCCGAGCGAAGCGTCCCTTTGCtggggcggcggccgatcCGTCGCAGCGCCACATCACGTCCTTCTTCGCGCCCGGCGAGACCCCCGAAGCCGGccgcacgccgccgccgccgcccctccCGGCCAGCGTGCAGGCCAACCTCCTCAGCGTCGGCATGCGCGTTCGCAAGTCGGTCCCCGAAGGCTACAAGACGGCCGGCCCCAGCGCCTTCAAGCTGTGGACCGACAGCGCCGTCgtgtcgccctcgccctcccaCCTCCGATCGGCCGAACTGCTCCCCTTCTGCGGCATCAACAAGGTCGGCGGTCTCGACGTCCAGCCGCTGCCCGAGCGTGCCGTGCCCGATCTGGACGCCGTGCCCGAGCTCAGCATGTCGCAGGaaaccgtcgacgaggaaccTTGCCGCAAGCGCGCGCTGGATGATGAGgatgtcgtcgccgtccggACGCAGGTCGGCCAGGGCATGGACAACAACCGCTTGTTGGCCATCCCGAGATCCCGTCGCAAACCGACGCGGCGGATGGTGAGCTCGGCGAACGAGGGTGCCGTCgaagtcgacgtcgaggacttTGAGGAGGCCGAGTTTCTCGTTCTCGACGGTGTCATGGACACGGCAGACTAG
- a CDS encoding Phosducin-like protein 2, whose protein sequence is MSQDIRTPTPMGAIVYPRRYVDMSNAIRADRCHQPRNKRLLSSERAALGQAGLATGGLAEDRGAALADDDGLGVREDGCDGEAAGALDVHEEGPGRGDQSLSPSSSVTVVRLRRRLGTSAVRASAYLELVLLGLGGLRRVEEIDSENLTSSAAVRGLMLGSVDGVSRKQTSALGFSGPFSRDATRAPRFAGEPRQVGPRKNGPLTFSASREAAAGQSDGRFAFLDAADDVHRSLSGRSIMAAPGDQRIAVPIDDPNADTEWNDILRKHGVIPEKPPSPTPMIEEALAEGRRLAYENRLEGKDLDELDELEDLEDDEFLDQYRRKRMAELNSLQKTSVHGSVYPISKPDYQREVTEASRDGPVLVNLTSTVGTNVESRVLTELWRQAAREYGDVKFCEIGASQAIENYPDRNCPTILVYDKGDIVKQVVTLMTVGGVRMGMRQVDDVLVEVGAVSDKDMRVVKRRQQAEDAEEERLAGVTRGTTDDDDDDDDDWD, encoded by the exons ATGTCGCAAGATATCCGGACCCCAACGCCGATGGGTGCCATCGTCTATCCGCGGAGATATGTCGACATGTCAAACGCCATTCGTGCAGATCGATGCCACCAACCCCGAAACAAACGTCTACTTTCTTCGGAACGAGCAGCCCTCGGTCAGGCGGGCCTTGCCACCGGTGGGTTGGCAGAGGACCGTGGTGCAGCCCTGGCAGATGACGACGGTCTGGGCGTGCGAGAAGACGGTTGTGATGGTGAAGCAGCCGGGGCACTTGACGTCCATGAAGAAGGACCGGGGCGCGGGGACCAGAGTctgtcgccgtcatcgtcagtcaccgtcgtccgtctccgtcgtcgactggGGACCTCGGCCGTTCGAGCGAGCGCGTACCTTGAGCTTGTgcttcttggcctcggcggcctgcgAAGGGTTGAGGAGATCGACAGCGAGAACCTAACTTCGTCAGCGGCGGTCCGTG GATTGATGCTTGGAtctgtcgacggcgtctcgCGGAAG CAGACTAGCGCGCTAGGGTTTTCAGGCCCATTCTCACGTGACGCCACCCGTGCGCCTCGATTCGCCGGTGAACCTCGACAGGTGGGGCCCCGTAAAAATGGGCCTCTGACTTTCAGTGCGAGCCGCGAGGCTGCGGCCGGCCAGAGTGA CGGCCGCTTTGCTTTccttgacgccgccgacgacgtgcaCCGATCTCTCTCGGGCCGCAGCATCATGGCGGCTCCCGGCGACCAACGCATCGCCGTCCCCATCGACGACCCCAACGCCGACACCGAATG GAATGACATTCTGCGCAAGCATGGCGTCATCCCCGAGAagccgccgagcccgacgcccatgatcgaggaggcgctcgccgagggccgtCGGCTCGCGTACGAGAATCGGCTCGAGGGCaaggacctcgacgagctcgacgagctcgaggatctcgaggacgacgaattTCTCGACCAGTACCGACGGAAGCGCATGGCCGAGCTGAACAGCCTGCAGAAAACCTCGGTCCACGGCTCCGTCTATCCGATATCGAAGCCCGACTACCAGCGGGAGGTGACCGAGGCGTCGCGGGACGGACCGGTGCTCGTCAACCTCACGTCGACCGTGGGCACCAACGTCGAGTCGCGCGTCCTCACCGAGCTCTGGCGGCAGGCGGCGCGCGAGTACGGAGACGTCAAGTTTTGCGAGATTGGCGCGAGCCAGGCCATCGAGAACTACCCCGACCGCAACTGCCCGACCATCCTCGTCTACGACAAGGGCGACATCGTCAAGCAGGTGGTGACGCTCATGAcggtcggcggcgtgcgCATGGGCATGCGTCAGGTGGACGACGTGctggtcgaggtcggcgccgtctcggACAAGGACATGCGCGTCGTCAAGAGGaggcagcaggccgaggacgccgaagAGGAGCGGCTGGCTGGCGTGACGAGAGGCACcactgacgacgacgacgacgacgacgacgactgggATTGA
- a CDS encoding Protein MGR2, with translation MPPVTAVPGGQNAPTNFDKLKMGAMMGGTVGVIIGFIFGTVNIFRYGAGSQGIMRTLGQYMGASGATFGFFMSIGSVIRSDADPKWQEMYMRAQRRPIVIMANHAWRRPRDV, from the exons ATGCCTCCTGTGACGGCCGTCCCTGGCGGCCAGAATGCGCCCACCAACTTTGACAAGT TGAAGATGGGCGCCATGATGGGCGGCA CTGTTGGCGTCATCATCGGTTTCATCTTTG GAACCGTCAACATCTTCCGCTACGGCGCCGGCTCGCAAGGCATCATGCGAACCCTCGGACAGTACATGGGCGCCTCTGGAGCCACATTCGG CTTCTTCATGTCCATCGGCAGCGTAATTCGATCCGACGCCGACCCCAAATGGCAGGAAATGTACATGCGAGCGCAGCGGCGAcccatcgtcatcatggcGAACCATGCGTGGAGGCGGCCGCGGGACGTGTAG
- a CDS encoding ascorbase and Cu-oxidase, whose protein sequence is MFSMRAPTRTARSIDMGASSSLLWRAAFPARHAASKPSQKTTNGNSLLGTLLMPLLPVFLESNPMPNGFPWSLLDVDTNYYRTCPRTGVIRSYDFTVSRGLVAPDGHEKHALLVNGAFPGPLIEANWGDTIQVTVRNNISGPEEGVALHWHGFLQTGKPWQDGVPAVTQCPIAPGRQFTYSFEAELYGTSWYHSHYSAQFAGGLFGPMVVYGPREREYDVDVGPVMLSDWHHGAYADLVHEAMRPHGKASPSDNNLINGKNDAGCALGDDGTAPCRGDAGVSRFRFRRGKTHRLRLVNAGSEALQRFSIDGHSMTVIANDFVTVEPYETDVVTLGVGQRTDVLVRGHLAPRWDAYWMRANISVPCSLTKQPHAVAVIYYDGADETKPPRSTAWHRPDPGTCANDDLRRTRPRMRLPLPEADLAYVMEARLYRNATGSMLWSLDGVSFRGNYNSPTLLMSHLGNLSFDAQWNVKKTDDAKSVRVHVKNTSPVSHPMHLHGFNMYVLSEGLGEWNGSVVHAENPQRRDVVQLRANGYLVVQFDAADNPGVWPLHCHVAWHLSAGFMAQFVTGTTALATMRPPSVVAETCRQWGAWTETNIPHQIDSGL, encoded by the exons ATGTTCTCGATGCGTGCGCCGACACGAACGGCACGCTCCATCGACATGGGCGCCTCCAGCAGCCTCCTGTGGCGAGCCGCCTTTCCGGCGCGTCACGCGGCGAGCAAGCCGTCGCAGAAGACGACCAACGG AAATTCGCTGCTCGGAACGCTGCTGATGCCCCTGCTGCCCGTCTTCCTCGAGAGCAACCCCATGCCGAACGGGTTTCCGTGgagcctcctcgacgtcgacaccAACTACTACAGGACCTGTCCCCGCACGGGCGTCATCCGGTCCTACGACTTCACCGTCAGCAGGGGCCTCGTCGCgcccgacggccacgagAAGCACGCGTTGCTGGTGAACGGCGCGTTCCCCGGCCCGCTCATCGAGGCCAACTGGGGCGACACCATCCAGGTGACGGTCCGCAACAACATCAGCGGCCCCGAAGAAGGCGTGGCCTTGCACTGGCACGGCTTCCTCCAGACGGGCAAGCCGTGGCAGGACGGCGTGCCGGCCGTGACGCAGTGTCCCATCGCCCCCGGCCGGCAGTTCACCTACTcgttcgaggccgagctctACGGCACCAGCTGGTACCACTCGCACTACTCGGCCCAgttcgccggcggcctcttCGGGCCCATGGTCGTCTACGGGCCGCGCGAGAGGGAgtacgacgtcgacgtcggtcCCGTCATGCTCTCCGACTGGCACCACGGCGCGtacgccgacctcgtccacgAGGCCATGAGGCCGCACGGCAAGGCCTCTCCGTCGGACAACAACCTCATCAACGGGAAAAACGACGCCGGctgcgccctcggcgacgacgggactGCACCCtgccgcggcgacgccggcgtgtcccgcttccgcttccgGCGCGGCAAGACGCACCGGCTGCGGCTCGTCAACGCCGGGAGCGAGGCGCTGCAGCGCTTCTCCATAGACGGCCACAGCATGACGGTCATCGCCAACGACTTCGTCACGGTGGAGCCGTACGAGACCGACGTGGTgacgctcggcgtcggccagaGGACCGACGTGCTCGTCAGGGGGCACCTCGCCCCCCGGTGGGACGCGTACTGGATGCGGGCCAACATCTCGGTGCCGTGCAGCCTCACGAAGCAGCCTcacgccgtggccgtcatctactacgacggcgccgacgagacgaagccgccccggtcgacggcgtggcaCAGGCCCGACCCGGGCACCTGCGCCAACGACGACCTGCGGCGGACGCGCCCCCGGATGCGGCTCCCCTTGCCCGAGGCGGACCTCGCCTACGTGATGGAGGCGAGGCTGTATCGGAATGCCACCGGGTCCATGCTGTggtcgctcgacggcgtcagcTTCCGGGGCAACTACAACAGCCCGACGCTGCTCATGTCGCACCTCGGCAACCTGTCCTTTGACGCGCAGTGGAACGTCAAGAagaccgacgacgccaagagCGTGCGCGTGCACGTCAAGAACACGTCGCCCGTCTC CCACCCCATGCACCTCCACGGCTTCAACATGTACGTCTTGAGCGAAGGGCTCGGCGAGTGGAACGGCAGCGTGGTGCATGCGGAAAACCCGCAACGGCGCGACGTCGTGCAGCTGCGGGCCAACGGGTACCTCGTGGTGCagttcgacgccgccgacaaccCCGGCGTGTGGCCTCTCCACTGCCACGTAGCCTGGCACCTCTCGGCGGGCTTCATGGCGCAGTTTGTGACGGGAACGACGGcgctggcgacgatgcggccgccgagcgtcgtcgccgagaccTGCCGCCAGTGGGGGGCGTGGACGGAGACGAACATACCGCACCAGATCGACAGTGGCCTGTAG
- a CDS encoding Leucine Rich Repeat domain protein: protein MSDEPSLPRLPPPAVSWDEKSQRFNRKRVRGSLCSSDPAFFSSDDDPGLDNYVQGRCKKRYVGSWFQQHPESDASDGVGVGSVRPKRKRTLVPVDSGVFLGSDSTDDFDVPPMPASRLPPPASRPPPPEKAGPRVSEAEAAARDRIRQCIERGDESIDFWSMGLEELSDETVSPLATFACIPVVTKDVAFEQKEPELKLYLAMNLLQRLPGALFDLTHLTILSLRGNRLTELPAAISRLRNLRQLNVSQNELRWLPAELLELLEGDLDLVAHPNPFYEPDEPFEPRKEGDPAGRRRPARHLGRSHLQVSDSRGVRSTFTLPQTELVAVDRGAPASADRPSAVPSLVEAALRSCHSSTQLAELQHYMPDGLCHLRRLLERTTRQKEMGGLGCSRCRRLIVVPTVEWIEWRELDGTPSRRDAVPFLHRMCSWVCAMRKLGAAVE, encoded by the coding sequence ATGTCGGACGAGCCGTCGCTCCCCAGACTGCCCCCCCCGGCCGTCTCGTGGGACGAAAAGTCGCAGAGGTTCAACCGCAAACGCGTCCGCGGCAGCCTGTGCTCGAGCGACCCGGCCTTCTTCTCCAGCGATGACGACCCGGGCCTGGACAACTACGTGCAGGGACGGTGCAAGAAGCGCTACGTCGGCTCCTGGTTCCAGCAGCACCCAGAGTCGGATGccagcgacggcgtcggcgtcggctccgTCCGGCCGAAGCGGAAGCGCACCTTGGTGCCCGTCGACAGCGGCGTCTTCCTCGGCAGCGACAGCACCGACGACTTTGAcgtgccgccgatgcccgCATCGAGGCTACCGCCGCCCgcatcgaggccgccgccgcccgaaaAGGCCGGGCCGCGCGTCTCGgaagccgaggcggcggcgcgcgacAGGATCCGCCAATGCAtcgagcgaggcgacgagTCCATCGACTTCTGGTCCAtgggcctcgaggagctctCGGACGAGACCGTCAGTCCGCTGGCGACGTTTGCCTGCATCCCGGTCGTGACCAAGGACGTCGCCTTTGAGCAAAAGGAGCCCGAGCTCAAGCTGTACCTGGCCATGAATCTCCTGCAACGGCTCCCCGGCGCCCTCTTCGACCTCACCCACCTCACCATCCTGAGCCTGCGGGGGAACAGGCTGACGGAGCTCCCGGCGGCCATCTCGAGGCTGCGAAACCTGCGGCAGCTGAACGTGTCGCAGAACGAGCTGCGGTGGCTGCCGGCGGAGCTGCTCGAACTGCTGGAGGGGGACCTGGACCTCGTCGCGCACCCGAACCCATTTTACGAGCCGGACGAGCCGTTCGAGCCGAGGAAGGAAGGGGACCCGgcgggacggcgacggccggcgcgGCATCTCGGGCGATCCCACCTGCAAGTGTCCGACTCGCGAGGCGTGAGGTCGACCTTTACGCTTCCCCAGACGGAGCTGGTCGCCGTCGATCGAGGCGCGCCCGCGAGCGCCGACCGGCCGAGCGCCGTTCccagcctcgtcgaggccgccctcCGGAGCTGCCACTCGAGCACGCAGCTGGCGGAGCTCCAACACTACATGCCGGACGGCCTGTGCCAcctgcggcggctgctggaGCGCACGACGAGGCAGAAGGAGATGGGCGGCCTCGGCTGCTCGCGGTGTCGACGCTTGATTGTCGTGCCGACGGTCGAATGGATCGAATGGCGAGAGCTGGACGGGACGCCCAGCCGGCGCGATGCCGTGCCCTTTCTCCACCGGATGTGCTCGTGGGTGTGCGCCATGAGGAAGCTCGGAGCTGCCGTCGAGTGA
- a CDS encoding prp38, whose protein sequence is MKPDVVRADARRFLDERGSSAALAPNGLNPATIMEKAVMDRIVDSYFYKEQCFALNEADIVDRVVEHVSFIGGTLGASQKPSPFLCLAFKLLELGPSDAVLGEYLTFGGDAFKYLRALACFYVRLTRQAKDVYETLEPYLDDRRKLRRRGRAGTRLTFVDEFVDELLTSDRVCATSLWKMPKRETLEDLEVLEPRVSALGDLEALLEEDDDGGEDDKGEGDSGERDKDEDEENGEEQGEANRSDGETSSRSRSRSSSRPP, encoded by the coding sequence ATGAAGCCAGACGTCGTTCGGGCCGACgcccgccgcttcctcgatGAGCgtggctcctcggccgccctcgcgccCAACGGCCTCAACCCGGCCACCATCATGGAAAAGGCCGTCATGGATCGCATCGTCGACTCGTACTTTTACAAGGAGCAGTGCTTCGCCCTCAACGAGGCCGACATCGTGgaccgcgtcgtcgagcacgtcTCCTTTATCGGCGGCACCCTCGGCGCCTCGCAGAAGCCGAGCCCCTTCCTCTGCCTCGCCTTcaagctcctcgagctcggcccgagcgacgccgtcctcggcgagtACCTGACATTTGGTGGTGACGCCTTCAAGTATCTCCGCGCCCTCGCCTGCTTCTACGTCCGCCTCACCCGCCAGGCCAAGGACGTCTACGAGACGCTCGAGCCCTACCTCGACGATCGCCGCAagctccgtcgccgcggaCGCGCCGGCACGCGGCTCACCTTTGTTGACGAGtttgtcgacgagctgctgaCCAGCGACCGAGTCTGCGCGACGAGTCTGTGGAAGATGCCGAAGCGTGAGAcgctcgaggacctcgaggtGCTGGAGCCGCGCGTCAGCGCCCTCGGAGATTTGGAGGCGCTGctggaagaggacgacgacgggggcgaAGACGAcaagggcgagggcgacagTGGCGAGCGAGACaaagacgaggatgaggagaaTGGCGAGGAGCAGGGGGAGGCGAATCGGAGCGATGGGGAGACGTCGAGTCGGTCTCGGTCGCGAAGCTCATCACGACCACCTTGA
- a CDS encoding cytoplasm to vacuole targeting Vps64: MRGRPNVDAQTSSREQGSTADQLPTRHHALNWLKPSELASDSGSDPRAIPLLGNGVDSDAEKDVEIVVEIVFDIAVETVVETVVETVVETVVETVVETVVEAVIETVVVETVVKIVLDNDVESNRHRPQSHPRPAITAHMTAVAAPPSFVSRPWADERGMLRKQLSRSNSSSSASSTSSLSSNTTTSASDLQWSRKRPKSWSKDDLRLAPRPNGQPQMARPEPPQASPTQLPPGQPVLYLLSLNGTFERKTIAVPFAPDSLRIGRQTNQKTVPTPANGFFDSKVLSRQHAEIFAERNGKIYIRDVKSSNGTFVNGTRLSQENRESEPHELQTADHLELGIDIVSEDQKTVVHHKVAAKVEHAGFLSNTSNVLDMNFGDLDPANGMLVPNGPRRPMGRPAPVNGQRPFFLAPIATDQILKRLTAEMRNARLQAQDLSRTNQFVRTLLSKDDVKDLEREEPKMFRDKTRFSDPPAPPPQQPLPEKPDQRKLKSPVRDVQIMQLTEALNNARRDFDSQAVRLRELEGMLAREREARELAEDVARRLKDRTGATLDADAVGAASVEAHERELDDGIASGSAGEGGLREEASGPNSAPGPTLSVDTTFEQSVDEVTPTSTQSSTERHVAALGKAPEVASSDAASDTKADGLPDGQAVTSPDVTNLLARINSMDGQMRQLREQLQTWRQRCETAESERDTERASLADMVLRLRAKAEAEGQAQAHAQARADRKPSRGAGKAPPVSAKRQAGGTMTASAPGTRAMELQEVLPFASMLGVVLIGMGFMAYINGWSDGRSIRYER; the protein is encoded by the exons ATGCGGGGGCGGCCAAACGTTGATGCGCAGACGTCATCACGTGAGCAAGGCTCGACCGCTGACCAACTGCCGACACGACATCATGCCTTGAATTGGCTCAAACCGTCGGAGTTGGCCTCCGACAGCGGCAGCGACCCTCGCGCGATACCTCTGC TTGGCAACGGTGTCGATAGCGACGCGGAAAAGGACGTTGAAATCGTCGTTGAAATCGTCTTTGACATTGCCGTcgagaccgtcgtcgagaccgtcgtcgagaccgtcgtcgagaccgtcgtcgagaccgtcgtcgagaccgtcgtcgaagccgtcatcgaaaccgtcgtcgtcgaaacCGTCGTCAAAATCGTCCTTGACAACGACGTTGAAAGcaatcggcatcggcctcaaagtcatcctcgaccggcCATCACCGCGCAcatgacggccgtcgccgcaccgCCAAGCTTCGTCTCCCGGCCTTGGGCCGATGAGAGGGGCATGTTGCGGAAGCAGCTCTCGCGGTCcaactcgtcctcgtcggcctcgtcgacgtcgtccctCTCCTCCAACACCACcacgtcggcctcggaccTGCAGTGGTCACGCAAGCGCCCCAAGAGCTGGTCCAAGGACGACCTGCGGCTCGCGCCACGGCCCAACGGCCAACCCCAGATGGCTCGCCCCGAGCCCCCCcaggcgtcgccgacgcagcTGCCGCCCGGCCAGCCGGTCCTCTACCTGCTGTCCCTGAACGGCACCTTTGAGCGCAAGACGATCGCGGTGCCCTTTGCGCCCGACAGCCTCCGCATCGGCCGGCAGACGAACCAgaagacggtgccgacgccggccaacGGCTTCTTCGACAGCAAGGTGCTGTCGCGGCAGCACGCCGAGATTTTCGCCGAGCGAAACGGCAAGATCTACATCCGCGACGTCAAGTCGTCCAACGGCACCTTTGTCAACGGCACTCGCCTGTCCCAGGAGAACCGCGAGTCGGAGCCGCACGAGCTGCAGACGGCGGAccacctcgagctcggcatcgacattGTCAGCGAGGACCAGAAGACGGTGGTGCACCACAAGGTcgccgccaaggtcgagCACGCCGGCTTCCTGAGCAACACGAGCAACGTGCTCGACATGAACTTTGGCGACCTCGACCCGGCCAACGGCATGCTCGTGCCCAACGGACCTCGGCGACCCATGGGCCGGCCGGCACCCGTCAACGGGCAGCGTCCCTTTTTCCTCGCGCCCATCGCCACCGACCAGATCCTGAAGCGGTTGACG GCGGAGATGCGGAACGCGCGTCTGCAGGCGCAGGACCTGTCCCGCACGAACCAGTTTGTCCGCACGCTCCTGTCCAAGGACGACGTCAAGGATCTGGAAAGGGAAGAGCCCAAGATGTTCCGCGACAAGACGCGCTTCTCGGACCCTCCGGCGCCGCCCCCGCAGCAACCTCTGCCGGAGAAGCCGGACCAACGCAAGCTCAAGTCGCCGGTGCGGGACGTGCAGATCATGCAGCTCACCGAGGCCTTGAACAACGCTCGGCGCGACTTTGACAGCCAGGCCGTCCGGCTGCGGGAGCTCGAGGGCATGCTGGCCCGGGAGCGCGAGGcgcgcgagctcgccgaggatgtCGCGCGGCGGCTGAAGGATCGGACGGGCGCGAcgctcgatgccgacgcggTCGGAGCAGCGTCCGTCGAGGCGCACGAGCGAgagctggacgacggcatcgcgtCCGGCTCGGCCGGTGAAGGGGGCTTGCGGGAAGAGGCCTCGGGGCCGAATTCAGCGCCCGGACCGACGCTCTCCGTGGACACGACATTCGAGcagtccgtcgacgaggtgacgccgacctcgacgcagTCATCGACGGAACGACACGTCGCGGCGCTCGGGAAGGCCCCCGAAGtggcctcgtccgacgcCGCGTCCGACACAAAGGCCGACGGCCTGCCCGATGGTCAAGCCGTCACGTCACCCGACGTCACGAACCTGCTCGCGCGCATCAACTCGATGGACGGGCAGATGCGACAGCTGCGCGAGCAGCTCCAGACGTGGCGGCAGCGCtgcgagacggccgagtcggaACGCGACACGGAAcgcgcctccctcgccgacatggtgctgcggctgcgggccaaggccgaggccgaggggcaAGCCCAGGCGCACGCGCAGGCCCGGGCCGACAGGAAACCGAGCCGAGGCGCCGGCAAGGCGCCGCCGGTGAGCGCGAAACGTCAGGCCGGAGGGACCATGACGGCCAGCGCGCCGGGCACGCGGGCGATGGAGCTGCAAGAGGTGCTCCCGTTCGCCTCGATGCTgggcgtcgtcctcatcggcATGGGATTCATGGCGTACATAAACGGCTGGAGCGACGGCCGGTCCATCCGATACGAGCGATGA
- a CDS encoding hypothetical protein (related to glutamyl-tRNA amidotransferase subunit A): MSTSRLWCGSLATPIHDRVTVDDSIPSRIAHQLAHVLLTMRAACVCRMPVRGNRPSQWRRVDGFNHFVGGKIDNVPGNGFKLAVKDNIATAKLPTQCASRILLDHQSPYEATIVGQLRARGGRVVGKTNMDEFGMGSHSTNSMHGPVVNQLSRDGEPLSAGGSSGGSAVAVMLGDADVALGTDTGGSVRLPASYTGAVGYRPSYGMLSRYGVVPYANSLDTVGLMARNVRPLLDLFDTGLDRQHDAKDPTSLSEATRRRCSSLRSGLARNSDLTVGVPSEYNIAELDPVVRRAWIAAAERLASSGVSVVPVSLPSTKEALCAYYVLAAAEASSNLAKYDGVRYGVRRGDGGDTLYADTRGEGFGDEVKRRILLGTYSLSSAAMDNYFLQAQRVRRLIRRDFDRVFRLANPLCEPVQFDLSDLAADTALEDKRGPAQVDFLLSPTTPSCAPTLSDVAARGSLDAYTSDVFTVPASLAGLPAVSVPVPTEGRLPVGMQLTAQFWDDRRVLEMAERLMTTTANQ; the protein is encoded by the exons ATGAGCACCTCTCGACTTTGGTGCGGCAGCCTTGCCACTCCCATCCACGACAGAGTCACCGTGGACGACTCGATTCCTTCCAGAATTGCCCACCAGCTCGCTCATGTCTTGCTGACAATGAGGGCGGCATGCGTTTGCCGTATGCCTGTACGGGGGAACCGGCCTAGCCAATGGCGGAGAGTCGATGGCTTCAACCATTTCGTCGGCG GCAAAATCGACAATGTCCCAGGAAACGGTTTCAAACTCGCCGTCAAAGATAACATTGCCACGGCCAAGCTCCCGACGCAATGCGCCTCCCGGATCCTGCTCGACCATCAGTCGCCCTACGAGgccaccatcgtcggccagctACGAgcccgcggcggccgcgtcgtcggcaagacCAACATGGACGAGTTCGGCATGGGCTCGCACTCGACGAATTCGATGCACGGGCCCGTCGTGAACCAGCTGTCGCGGGACGGCGAGCccctctcggccggcggTAGCTCGGGCGggagcgccgtcgccgtcatgctcggcgacgccgacgtggccCTGGGCACCGACACGGGCGGTTCGGTGCGGCTTCCGGCGTCGTACACGGGCGCCGTCGGATATCGTCCCAGCTACGGCATGCTGTCCCGTTACGGCGTGGTCCCGTACGCCAACTCGCTCGATACCGTCGGCTTGATGGCGAGGAACGTGAGGCCCTTGCTCGACCTCTTCGATACCGGCCTCGACCGGCAGCACGACGCCAAGGATCCGACGTCCCTGTCCGAGGCGACCCGTCGGCGGTGCTCGAGCCTTCGATCCGGCCTGGCGCGCAACTCGGACCTCACCGTCGGCGTTCCCTCGGAGTACAACATTGCGGAGCTGGATCCCGTCGTGCGCCGAGCCTggatcgccgccgccgagcggcTGGCCTCGTCGGGTGTCAGCGTCGTGCCCGTGTCCCTGCCGTCCACCAAGGAGGCCCTCTGCGCCTACTACgtgctcgcggcggccgaggcgtcgtcgAACCTCGCCAAGTACGACGGCGTCCGCTACGGCGTCCGGCggggagacggcggcgacaccCTATACGCCGACACGCGCGGCGAGggcttcggcgacgaggtcaagCGCCGCATCCTGCTGGGCACCTACAGCCtcagctcggcggccatggacAACTACTTTCTGCAGGCGCAAAGGGTGCGTCGGCTGATCCGCCGCGACTTTGACCGCGTCTTCCGGCTCGCCAACCCGCTGTGCGAGCCGGTCCAGTTTGACCTGAGCGATCTCGCGGCCGACACGGCGCTCGAGGACAAGCGCGGGCCGGCGCAGGTGGACTTTTtgctctcgccgacgacgccctcgtgcGCACCGACGCTGAGCGACGTCGCGGCGCGGGGCAGCCTCGACGCCTACACGAGCGACGTCTTTACCGTGCCCGCGAGCCTCGCCGGGTTGCCGGCGGTGAgcgtgccggtgccgacggaggGGCGGCTGCCGGTCGGCATGCAGCTGACGGCACAATTCTGGGACGACAGGCGGGTGCTCGAGATGGCGGAACggttgatgacgacgactgcGAATCAATGA